The proteins below are encoded in one region of Roseovarius bejariae:
- a CDS encoding exodeoxyribonuclease III, with protein sequence MPFTLATWNINSVRLREDLVAKLLREEGPDILCLQECKSPVEKIPREQFAALGYPHMVARGQKGYNGVAILSRQPIEDAGEMDFAGLGHARHVAGRLENGVVIHNFYVPAGGDKPDRAVNEKFGQKLDYLTDMRDWFRDNRPEKGILVGDLNIAPLDEDVWDHKKMLKVVSHTPVEVEHLGNAQEAGAWVDVTRRDIPEGKLYSWWSYRARDWDAADKGRRLDHIWATPDISNAAHGSRILRAARGWEKPSDHAPVFATFDL encoded by the coding sequence ATGCCCTTTACCCTTGCTACTTGGAACATCAACTCGGTCCGCCTTCGCGAGGACCTGGTGGCGAAGCTTCTGCGCGAGGAGGGGCCGGATATCCTGTGCTTGCAGGAATGCAAAAGCCCGGTCGAGAAAATCCCGCGTGAACAGTTCGCCGCGCTTGGCTACCCGCACATGGTGGCGCGGGGGCAGAAGGGATACAACGGCGTTGCGATCCTGTCGCGCCAGCCGATCGAGGACGCGGGCGAGATGGATTTCGCCGGTTTGGGCCACGCGCGGCATGTGGCCGGGCGGCTGGAAAACGGGGTGGTGATCCATAACTTTTACGTGCCAGCGGGGGGCGACAAGCCCGACCGCGCGGTGAACGAGAAATTCGGCCAGAAACTGGATTACCTGACGGATATGCGCGACTGGTTCCGCGACAACCGCCCGGAAAAGGGGATTCTGGTGGGCGATCTGAACATCGCGCCGCTGGACGAGGATGTCTGGGACCACAAGAAGATGCTCAAGGTGGTCAGCCATACGCCGGTGGAGGTGGAGCATCTGGGAAATGCGCAGGAGGCGGGCGCGTGGGTGGATGTCACCCGCCGGGATATTCCCGAAGGCAAGCTTTACAGCTGGTGGAGCTATCGGGCGCGCGATTGGGACGCTGCCGACAAGGGGCGGCGGCTGGATCATATCTGGGCCACGCCGGATATCTCGAACGCCGCGCATGGGAGCCGCATCCTGCGCGCCGCGCGCGGGTGGGAAAAGCCCAGCGACCATGCCCCGGTGTTCGCAACCTTTGACCTGTGA
- a CDS encoding response regulator transcription factor, with the protein MGQLKKILLVDDDEDLREALSEQLVMTEEFDVFEAGNGSEAMARARDGIYDLVILDVGLPDTDGRELCRLMRKQGVKAPIMMLTGHDGDADTILGLDAGANDYVSKPFKFPVLLARIRAQLRQHEQSEDAVFQLGPYTFKPAMKMLVDEEDRKVRLTEKETNILKFLYRSPDGVVARDVLLHEVWGYNAGVTTHTLETHIYRLRQKIEPDPSNARLLVTESGGYRLLS; encoded by the coding sequence ATGGGACAGCTCAAGAAAATTCTGCTTGTCGATGATGACGAGGACCTGCGCGAGGCGCTGAGCGAACAGCTTGTGATGACCGAGGAGTTCGACGTTTTCGAAGCTGGTAACGGATCGGAGGCCATGGCGAGGGCCCGGGACGGGATTTACGATCTGGTCATACTTGACGTGGGTCTGCCCGATACCGATGGCCGGGAGCTGTGCCGGTTGATGCGCAAGCAGGGGGTGAAGGCCCCGATCATGATGTTGACGGGCCATGATGGCGATGCCGATACGATCCTCGGGCTGGACGCGGGCGCCAACGATTATGTCAGCAAACCCTTCAAGTTTCCCGTGCTTCTGGCCCGGATCCGTGCGCAGTTGCGTCAGCACGAACAAAGCGAAGACGCGGTGTTTCAGCTTGGGCCGTATACGTTCAAGCCCGCGATGAAGATGCTGGTGGATGAGGAAGATCGCAAAGTCCGCCTGACCGAGAAGGAAACCAATATCCTGAAGTTCCTCTATCGGTCGCCCGATGGCGTGGTGGCGCGCGATGTACTGTTGCACGAGGTTTGGGGATATAATGCGGGGGTCACGACCCACACGCTTGAGACCCATATTTACCGCCTGCGCCAGAAAATCGAGCCCGACCCCTCGAATGCGCGTCTATTGGTGACCGAATCTGGTGGGTATCGACTCTTGTCATAG
- the ribA gene encoding GTP cyclohydrolase II encodes MSLAPDLIETLARARADLRMGVPVVLNGPKGAALVLAAETLDAQRLADVLALGAAPVLAISARRAETLKARAYDGDLARVILPPDASLSWVLSVADPADDLKTPMKGPLATARDGNAELHRLALTLVKTARLLPAVLVLDLADGPAMAEANHLSLIDAGAAAPHMQEMSPLHPVVNARLPLEVSEAGRLHIFRPEDGGEEHYAVEIGQPRRDAPVLARLHSACFTGDLLGSLKCDCGPQLRGALAQMGAEGAGVLLYLNQEGRGIGLANKMRAYSLQDQGFDTVEANHRLGFEDDERDFRIGAEILKRMGFASVRLLTNNPGKIAMMEHCGVAVTERVPLKVGENAHNRAYLATKAAKSGHML; translated from the coding sequence ATGAGCCTCGCACCTGATCTCATCGAAACGCTTGCCCGCGCCCGTGCCGACCTGCGCATGGGCGTACCAGTGGTGCTGAACGGCCCCAAGGGCGCGGCCCTCGTTCTGGCCGCCGAAACACTGGACGCACAGCGCCTTGCCGATGTTCTGGCGCTTGGCGCGGCCCCTGTCCTTGCCATTAGCGCGCGACGCGCCGAAACGCTCAAGGCACGCGCCTATGATGGCGATCTGGCCCGTGTCATCCTGCCCCCCGATGCCAGCCTGTCGTGGGTGCTTTCGGTGGCCGACCCCGCCGACGACCTCAAGACACCGATGAAAGGCCCGCTTGCCACCGCCCGCGATGGCAATGCCGAGTTGCACCGCCTCGCCCTTACCCTCGTGAAAACCGCACGCCTTCTGCCCGCCGTCCTCGTGCTGGACCTCGCCGATGGCCCCGCCATGGCCGAAGCCAATCACCTGTCACTGATCGACGCGGGCGCCGCCGCCCCGCATATGCAGGAAATGAGCCCCCTGCACCCGGTCGTCAACGCCCGCCTGCCGCTTGAAGTGTCCGAGGCGGGCCGGTTGCATATCTTCCGCCCCGAGGATGGCGGCGAAGAACATTACGCCGTGGAAATCGGCCAGCCCCGCCGCGACGCCCCGGTTCTGGCGCGCCTGCACTCGGCCTGTTTCACCGGCGACCTTTTGGGCAGCCTGAAATGCGATTGCGGCCCGCAACTGCGCGGGGCCCTCGCGCAAATGGGGGCCGAAGGCGCGGGTGTCCTGCTCTACCTCAACCAGGAAGGGCGCGGCATCGGCCTTGCCAACAAGATGCGCGCCTATTCCCTGCAGGACCAAGGGTTCGATACGGTCGAGGCCAACCATCGGCTGGGGTTCGAGGATGACGAACGCGATTTCCGCATCGGCGCGGAGATCCTCAAGCGCATGGGCTTTGCCTCGGTGCGCCTGCTGACCAACAACCCCGGCAAAATCGCCATGATGGAACACTGCGGCGTCGCCGTCACCGAACGCGTCCCCCTCAAGGTGGGCGAGAACGCCCATAACCGCGCCTATCTTGCCACCAAGGCCGCGAAATCCGGCCATATGCTCTAA
- the uvrB gene encoding excinuclease ABC subunit UvrB: MPYAHSDSSEALMHAPAPDVKTREKLEGGKRFEMVSDFDPAGDQPTAIAELSSGVLGGEHDQVLLGATGTGKTYTMAKVIEETQRPAIILAPNKTLAAQLYGEFKGFFPHNAVEYFVSYYDYYQPEAYVPRSDTYIEKESQINEQIDRMRHSATRALLERDDVIIVASVSCIYGIGSVETYGAMTQDLIVGNDYDQRKVMADLVAQQYRRNDQAFQRGSFRVRGDSLEIFPAHLEDRAWKLSFFGEELESITEFDPLTGEKCASMDRIRVYANSHYVTPKPTMQQAVIQIKKELRTRLDQLVGEGKLLEAQRLEQRTNFDIEMLEATGVCNGIENYSRYLTGRAPGEPPPTLFEFIPDNAIVFADESHVSVPQIGGMYKGDYRRKFTLAEHGFRLPSCMDNRPLKFEEWDAMRPQSVFVSATPAAWELEQSGGVFTEQVIRPTGLLDPQVEIRPVDTQVDDLLDEVRRVTEDGYRVLCTTLTKRMAEDLTEYLHEQGIRVRYMHSDIDTIERIEILRDLRLGAFDVLVGINLLREGLDIPECGLVAILDADKEGFLRSETSLIQTIGRAARNAEGRVIMYADRITGSMQRAMDETERRRTKQIAYNEEHGITPATIKKNVEDILAGLYQGDVDMNRVTATVDKPMAGANLQAHLDGLRTDMRKAAENLEFEEAARLRDEIKRLEAVDLAVADDPLARQQAVEKASEEATKSRGRSTAGRPGQRGGNVKRLKK, encoded by the coding sequence ATGCCATACGCCCATTCCGACAGTTCCGAGGCGCTGATGCACGCCCCCGCGCCGGATGTGAAAACCCGCGAGAAACTCGAAGGCGGCAAACGCTTTGAAATGGTCAGCGATTTTGACCCCGCCGGCGATCAGCCCACGGCAATCGCCGAGCTATCCTCGGGCGTTCTGGGCGGCGAACACGATCAGGTGCTTCTGGGTGCCACCGGCACCGGCAAGACCTACACCATGGCCAAGGTGATCGAGGAAACCCAACGCCCCGCCATCATCCTTGCCCCCAACAAGACACTGGCGGCGCAACTCTACGGGGAATTCAAGGGGTTTTTTCCCCATAACGCCGTCGAATACTTCGTCAGCTACTACGACTACTACCAGCCCGAGGCTTATGTGCCCCGCTCGGACACCTATATCGAGAAGGAATCCCAGATCAACGAACAGATCGACCGGATGCGCCACTCCGCCACCCGCGCGCTTCTGGAACGCGACGATGTGATCATCGTGGCCTCGGTCTCCTGCATCTACGGCATCGGGTCCGTGGAAACCTATGGCGCCATGACCCAAGACCTGATCGTCGGCAATGACTATGACCAACGCAAGGTCATGGCCGATCTGGTGGCGCAACAATACCGCCGTAATGACCAGGCCTTCCAACGCGGCTCCTTCCGGGTGCGCGGCGACAGCCTTGAAATTTTCCCCGCCCACCTCGAAGACCGCGCCTGGAAGCTCAGCTTCTTTGGCGAAGAACTTGAATCCATTACCGAATTCGACCCGCTGACCGGCGAAAAATGCGCCTCCATGGACCGCATCCGCGTCTATGCCAACTCCCACTACGTGACGCCGAAACCGACCATGCAGCAGGCGGTGATCCAGATCAAAAAGGAACTCCGCACCCGGCTGGATCAACTGGTGGGCGAAGGCAAGCTGCTTGAGGCCCAACGCCTCGAACAACGCACCAATTTCGACATTGAAATGCTGGAAGCCACAGGCGTCTGCAACGGGATCGAGAATTACTCGCGCTACCTCACCGGCCGCGCGCCGGGCGAACCGCCCCCCACCCTTTTCGAATTCATCCCCGACAACGCCATCGTTTTCGCCGATGAATCCCACGTCTCCGTCCCGCAGATCGGCGGCATGTACAAAGGCGACTACCGCCGCAAGTTCACCCTCGCCGAACACGGCTTCCGCCTGCCGTCCTGCATGGACAACCGCCCCCTGAAGTTCGAGGAATGGGATGCCATGCGCCCGCAATCCGTCTTCGTCTCCGCCACCCCGGCGGCGTGGGAGCTGGAACAATCCGGCGGCGTCTTCACCGAACAGGTGATCCGCCCCACCGGCCTTCTGGATCCGCAGGTCGAAATCCGCCCCGTCGACACCCAGGTCGACGACCTGCTGGACGAGGTGCGCCGCGTCACCGAAGACGGCTACCGCGTGCTCTGCACCACGCTCACCAAACGCATGGCCGAAGACCTCACCGAATACCTGCATGAACAGGGCATTCGCGTGCGCTACATGCACTCCGATATCGACACCATCGAACGCATCGAAATCCTGCGCGACCTACGGCTGGGGGCCTTCGACGTGCTGGTGGGGATCAACCTGCTGCGCGAGGGGCTGGACATCCCCGAATGCGGGCTGGTCGCCATTCTGGACGCGGATAAAGAGGGCTTCCTGCGCTCGGAAACCTCCCTCATCCAAACCATCGGCCGCGCCGCGCGGAATGCCGAAGGCCGCGTCATCATGTACGCCGACCGCATCACCGGCTCCATGCAGCGCGCGATGGATGAGACCGAACGTAGGCGGACAAAACAGATCGCCTATAACGAGGAACACGGAATCACCCCCGCCACCATCAAGAAAAACGTCGAGGATATCCTCGCAGGCCTCTACCAAGGCGACGTCGACATGAACCGCGTCACCGCGACCGTCGACAAACCCATGGCCGGCGCCAACCTACAGGCGCATTTGGACGGGCTACGCACCGACATGCGCAAAGCCGCCGAGAACTTGGAGTTCGAGGAGGCCGCAAGGCTGCGCGATGAGATCAAACGGCTCGAAGCCGTCGATCTCGCCGTCGCCGACGACCCGCTGGCCCGTCAACAAGCGGTCGAAAAAGCCTCCGAGGAAGCGACGAAGTCGCGCGGCCGCTCAACGGCCGGACGGCCCGGGCAACGGGGTGGGAATGTGAAACGGCTGAAAAAATGA
- a CDS encoding cold-shock protein: MANGTVKWFNTTKGYGFIAPESGGKDVFVHISAVERSGLTGLADDQKVTFDVEAGRDGRESATNLALA; the protein is encoded by the coding sequence ATGGCCAATGGCACTGTAAAATGGTTCAACACCACCAAAGGATATGGCTTCATTGCACCGGAATCCGGTGGCAAGGACGTCTTTGTTCACATCTCCGCCGTTGAGCGTTCGGGCCTGACTGGCCTGGCCGACGACCAGAAAGTGACCTTCGACGTGGAAGCAGGCCGTGACGGCCGCGAAAGCGCAACGAACCTCGCCCTGGCCTAA
- a CDS encoding zf-TFIIB domain-containing protein: MHCPVDGEELVITDRSGVEIDYCPKCRGVWLDRGELDKIIDRSSGGEASAPRRDTRGEKRKKRGGIGDFLEDIFDF; the protein is encoded by the coding sequence ATGCATTGCCCTGTGGATGGCGAAGAACTTGTGATCACCGACCGCTCCGGTGTCGAGATCGACTATTGCCCGAAATGCCGGGGTGTCTGGCTGGACCGTGGCGAGCTGGACAAGATCATTGATCGTTCCTCGGGTGGCGAGGCATCCGCCCCACGGCGCGATACGCGCGGCGAGAAACGCAAGAAACGTGGCGGGATCGGCGATTTCCTTGAGGATATCTTCGATTTTTAA
- a CDS encoding rhodanese-like domain-containing protein: MTRMIAMALALMAGAATAQEAVNIRPDMMSVTVETPGGPVEISRIQDNDNRLEGEWARTSRPCPNFCIQPIVPAPGVTPIGELEMLEFLQDPDVVVIDGRVPRDYATGAIPGAINIPYTEAPDRLGELGCEPDFEGFICDGDDVKSVALYCNGPWCGQSPAAARRMIEAGFPAEKIHYYRGGMTAWRMLGLTVSDPS; this comes from the coding sequence ATGACACGTATGATCGCGATGGCACTTGCGCTGATGGCCGGGGCGGCCACGGCGCAGGAGGCCGTGAACATCCGGCCCGACATGATGTCGGTCACGGTGGAAACCCCCGGCGGCCCGGTGGAGATCAGCCGCATTCAGGACAACGACAACAGGCTGGAAGGCGAATGGGCGCGGACCTCGCGCCCCTGTCCGAATTTCTGCATCCAGCCCATCGTGCCCGCGCCCGGCGTGACGCCGATTGGCGAGTTGGAGATGCTGGAATTCCTGCAAGACCCCGATGTGGTGGTGATCGACGGGCGCGTCCCGCGCGACTATGCGACCGGGGCCATTCCGGGCGCCATCAACATTCCTTACACCGAGGCGCCCGATCGTCTGGGCGAATTGGGGTGCGAGCCGGATTTCGAGGGGTTCATCTGTGACGGGGATGACGTCAAATCGGTCGCGCTTTATTGCAACGGGCCGTGGTGCGGGCAATCCCCGGCGGCGGCGCGGCGGATGATCGAGGCGGGATTCCCGGCCGAGAAAATCCATTATTACCGTGGCGGCATGACCGCATGGCGGATGCTGGGCCTGACGGTCTCGGACCCGTCTTGA
- a CDS encoding universal stress protein, translated as MYKKILVPVSFDNDRDAAGALEVAARLAGDEAEIVLIHVMEQVPSYAISYVPQDYLVESRQAIEAELREMAGSVPKGSSEVVDGHSGRTIVDYAEKNGVDCIVMASHRPGMADLLLGSTAAQVVRHANCAVHVIR; from the coding sequence ATGTACAAGAAAATTCTGGTGCCCGTTTCCTTTGACAATGACCGCGACGCGGCGGGTGCGCTTGAAGTGGCGGCACGACTTGCCGGGGACGAGGCAGAGATTGTCCTGATTCACGTGATGGAACAGGTTCCAAGCTATGCGATTTCCTATGTGCCGCAGGATTACCTTGTGGAAAGCCGTCAGGCGATAGAAGCCGAATTGCGTGAGATGGCGGGCAGCGTACCGAAGGGGAGTTCGGAGGTGGTGGATGGCCATTCGGGGCGCACCATTGTGGATTATGCCGAGAAGAACGGCGTGGATTGCATCGTGATGGCCAGCCACCGGCCCGGTATGGCCGATCTGCTCTTGGGCAGTACGGCGGCGCAGGTGGTGCGGCATGCCAATTGCGCGGTGCATGTGATCCGGTAA
- a CDS encoding DUF5665 domain-containing protein gives MTSQPVSTEPDAAELREEVAGLRREVGRLNRHRFVRLHNSLPKLLWFNFLRGAAFGLGTVLGASVLLSFLVWSISQIEMLPVIGEWAAEIARQMEAAAER, from the coding sequence ATGACGTCGCAGCCTGTTTCGACTGAGCCTGACGCGGCGGAGCTGCGTGAAGAAGTTGCCGGACTCCGGCGCGAGGTGGGGCGACTGAACAGGCATCGCTTTGTTCGGTTGCACAATTCCCTGCCCAAGCTTTTGTGGTTCAATTTCCTGCGCGGCGCGGCCTTTGGCCTTGGAACGGTGCTGGGCGCTTCGGTGCTGCTGTCGTTTCTGGTGTGGTCCATCAGCCAGATAGAGATGTTGCCGGTGATCGGGGAATGGGCTGCCGAGATTGCGCGCCAGATGGAAGCCGCCGCAGAACGATAG
- a CDS encoding antibiotic biosynthesis monooxygenase family protein, producing the protein MLKITPANDRQTVITTFEMTPGTCQDLLDELTAAYEEFISKQPGFIAAGLHVNDAQTRIANYSQWEKREDFQAMLRSEEMRRRNRRINELCKSFEPVMYDVAACFD; encoded by the coding sequence ATGCTCAAGATTACGCCAGCCAATGATCGCCAGACGGTGATCACCACCTTCGAGATGACGCCGGGCACCTGTCAGGACCTGTTGGATGAACTGACGGCGGCTTATGAGGAGTTCATTTCGAAACAGCCCGGCTTTATCGCGGCGGGGTTGCATGTGAACGATGCGCAAACCCGGATTGCCAACTATTCGCAATGGGAAAAGCGCGAGGATTTCCAGGCCATGCTGCGCAGCGAGGAAATGCGCCGCCGCAACCGGCGGATCAACGAGTTGTGCAAGAGTTTCGAGCCGGTGATGTATGACGTCGCAGCCTGTTTCGACTGA
- a CDS encoding Hint domain-containing protein, with product MACTTKIDYTPQVSEKPLGLPQITQGWQAALNIAKATGRPLPAVAANAPDAPTKAPEDNANARIGLTKGAVIETLDGPKPVENLKPGDLLRTGSGAYRPLRHVFRVELDAPRRAIRINAEALGPGLPEKGIRLPRDQQIHVTSDIARRMFGHEGALVPAHLLTALPGIAAARVKDRVHYLLLMDRQDTVLTRGVPTETLAPCARNLDLVPAHLRRAITRLYPGFGQDKPKAARHLNVPKTKRQKRLVHKHANSGTPLLGDDPAPEDHKTG from the coding sequence ATGGCATGTACAACTAAGATCGACTATACGCCGCAGGTTTCCGAAAAACCGCTTGGCCTGCCGCAGATCACGCAGGGCTGGCAGGCCGCGCTCAACATTGCCAAGGCCACCGGCAGGCCCCTGCCCGCCGTCGCCGCGAATGCCCCGGATGCCCCAACGAAAGCCCCCGAGGACAACGCCAATGCCCGCATCGGCCTGACCAAGGGCGCAGTGATCGAAACACTGGACGGCCCCAAACCCGTGGAAAACCTCAAACCGGGTGATCTGCTGCGCACCGGCAGCGGCGCCTACCGCCCCTTGCGCCATGTCTTCCGCGTTGAGCTTGACGCCCCCCGCCGCGCCATCCGCATCAATGCCGAGGCCCTCGGCCCCGGCTTGCCTGAAAAGGGCATTCGCCTGCCCAGGGATCAACAGATCCACGTCACATCCGACATCGCCCGCCGTATGTTCGGCCATGAGGGGGCACTTGTCCCCGCCCATCTTCTGACCGCCCTGCCCGGCATCGCTGCTGCACGGGTCAAGGATCGGGTCCATTACCTGCTTTTGATGGACAGGCAGGACACGGTTTTGACGCGGGGCGTGCCCACAGAAACACTCGCCCCATGTGCCCGCAACCTCGACCTTGTGCCAGCGCATCTGCGCAGGGCGATAACCCGTCTCTACCCCGGTTTCGGGCAAGACAAGCCCAAGGCCGCGCGGCACCTGAATGTTCCGAAAACCAAGCGTCAGAAGCGCCTTGTGCACAAGCACGCGAACTCCGGCACCCCTCTTCTGGGCGACGATCCCGCACCCGAGGACCACAAAACCGGCTGA
- a CDS encoding glycosyl hydrolase family 28-related protein: MNKAITDGVSFMPPRFAAGLDVWSSGDGTPGSDTYENAANAAFVPADQDFGGALELIKNESVQRLRHMGQTPILPGCYLQVRARVKAVSGALPDVRIAAWAGGAGDVHVTGLTEVGPAVSLTQYGDVVEVRAIIGSGARGGVDMIWGAQPIYAHVGLDLTGPNGGTVRIDDIEVEDVTRFFLRDMLSIVDVRDFGAVGDGSTDDSAAFEAADAAANGREVLVPAGTYHLADSVTFQSRVRFEGMVTMPEDKMLSLTRNYDLPAYIDAFGDGELAFKKAFQALLNNAGHESLDLGGRLIEVSAPIDMQAAVNNRDFYSQRRVIRNGQLSMLPGPAWDTEVVTSQATYSVNDAKTLTGVVNVANVPVGALIEGAGVGREVYVRSKNVAAQEITLSAPLYDADGTQVFTFRRFKYILDFSGFEDLGKFALSDVELQCRGECSGVLLPPRAGAIAFRDCFFTRPKDRAITSHGEGDQGMLVDRCQFLSDEGPLAAVDRTSVAINANANDVKLRNNRATFFRHFAVLGGSSTIVMGNHWFQGDSLQDSPRTAGLVLTRTNNRGTITGNYIDNSFIEWANEHDKAPEYSSEFSFSSLSITGNVFMSTHVAPWFNYIVVKPHGPGHYLNGLTVTGNNFRVVGSEITRVEAVDTSFADLDYNKFSDITFDGNTFNQVQTPVASPVTIRHDEPTPQESWIVDVDDKLPFNAWAQTVESITHSGPIRDGAGNEHYGVPYVFAKYGPDRDQLRLRWGTPVEGAVIMRVRIDDPF; encoded by the coding sequence ATGAACAAGGCAATCACCGACGGGGTGAGTTTCATGCCGCCCCGCTTTGCGGCGGGGCTGGACGTGTGGTCGAGCGGGGATGGTACGCCGGGGTCGGATACCTATGAGAACGCGGCAAATGCGGCTTTCGTACCCGCCGATCAGGATTTTGGCGGGGCGTTGGAGCTGATCAAGAACGAAAGCGTGCAGCGGCTACGCCATATGGGGCAGACGCCGATCCTGCCCGGGTGTTACTTGCAGGTCCGCGCGCGCGTGAAGGCCGTCAGCGGCGCCTTGCCCGATGTGCGCATCGCGGCTTGGGCCGGGGGGGCAGGTGACGTGCACGTCACGGGCCTGACCGAGGTTGGCCCGGCAGTGAGCCTGACACAATATGGCGATGTCGTGGAGGTGCGCGCGATCATCGGCAGCGGTGCGCGGGGCGGCGTTGATATGATTTGGGGGGCTCAACCGATTTATGCCCATGTGGGCCTTGATCTGACGGGGCCGAATGGCGGAACCGTGCGGATCGACGATATCGAGGTCGAAGATGTCACGCGCTTTTTCCTGCGGGATATGCTGAGCATTGTCGATGTGCGCGATTTCGGCGCCGTGGGGGATGGCAGCACGGATGATTCCGCCGCCTTCGAGGCTGCCGATGCGGCGGCCAATGGGCGCGAGGTGCTGGTGCCGGCGGGCACCTATCATCTGGCCGACAGCGTGACGTTCCAGTCCCGTGTTCGGTTCGAGGGCATGGTGACGATGCCCGAGGACAAGATGCTGTCGCTCACGCGGAACTATGACCTTCCGGCCTATATCGATGCTTTTGGCGATGGCGAGCTGGCCTTCAAGAAGGCGTTTCAGGCGCTGCTTAACAATGCCGGGCATGAATCGCTTGATCTGGGCGGGCGGTTGATCGAGGTGAGCGCGCCGATCGACATGCAGGCGGCCGTCAACAACCGGGATTTCTATTCCCAGCGGCGGGTCATTCGAAACGGGCAGCTTTCCATGTTGCCGGGGCCTGCGTGGGACACGGAGGTTGTCACCTCGCAGGCGACCTATAGTGTGAATGACGCCAAGACCCTGACGGGGGTGGTCAACGTCGCCAATGTGCCGGTCGGAGCCTTGATCGAAGGTGCGGGCGTGGGGCGCGAGGTTTACGTGCGCTCCAAGAATGTCGCGGCGCAGGAGATCACCCTGAGCGCGCCGTTGTACGATGCCGATGGCACGCAGGTTTTCACCTTTCGCCGGTTCAAGTACATCCTTGATTTCAGCGGCTTCGAGGACTTGGGCAAGTTTGCCCTGTCGGATGTGGAGTTGCAGTGCCGCGGCGAGTGCAGCGGCGTCTTGTTGCCGCCGCGGGCGGGGGCCATCGCCTTTCGCGATTGTTTCTTCACCCGGCCCAAGGATCGCGCCATCACCAGCCATGGCGAGGGCGATCAGGGCATGTTGGTGGATCGGTGCCAGTTCCTGTCGGACGAGGGGCCCTTGGCGGCGGTGGACCGGACCTCGGTCGCGATCAATGCCAATGCCAATGACGTCAAGCTGCGCAACAACCGTGCGACGTTTTTCCGGCATTTCGCGGTGCTGGGGGGCTCATCCACGATCGTGATGGGCAACCATTGGTTCCAGGGCGACAGTTTGCAGGATTCGCCGCGCACGGCGGGCCTTGTCCTGACACGGACCAACAACCGCGGCACCATCACCGGCAATTACATCGACAACAGTTTCATCGAATGGGCCAACGAGCATGACAAGGCGCCGGAGTATTCCAGCGAGTTTTCCTTCAGTTCGCTGAGCATCACCGGCAATGTCTTCATGAGCACCCATGTCGCGCCGTGGTTCAACTATATCGTGGTCAAGCCGCATGGGCCGGGGCATTACCTGAACGGCCTGACGGTGACGGGCAACAATTTCCGTGTGGTCGGCTCGGAGATTACCCGTGTCGAGGCGGTGGATACCTCTTTCGCCGATCTGGATTACAACAAGTTTTCCGACATCACCTTTGATGGCAATACCTTCAACCAGGTGCAGACCCCGGTGGCCAGCCCGGTAACCATTCGACACGATGAACCCACGCCGCAGGAAAGCTGGATCGTGGATGTGGACGACAAGCTGCCGTTCAATGCCTGGGCGCAAACGGTGGAATCGATCACCCATTCCGGGCCGATCCGCGATGGCGCGGGCAACGAGCATTACGGGGTGCCATACGTCTTTGCCAAGTATGGCCCGGATCGTGACCAGTTGCGCCTGCGTTGGGGCACGCCCGTGGAGGGGGCGGTGATCATGCGGGTACGGATCGACGACCCGTTCTAG
- a CDS encoding DUF4864 domain-containing protein, translated as MKRLFVLICLAIGLAGPTLADPGAVRTVIRDQIHAFKSDDFERAFTYASPTIRGIFQTPERFGQMVRQGYPMVWRPVTLRFLPIEEHAEGLVQPVMIRDAQGALHILDYDMVEGETGWKIDGVQLRAPAGAV; from the coding sequence ATGAAACGTTTGTTTGTGCTGATCTGTTTGGCCATCGGACTTGCCGGTCCGACCCTGGCCGACCCGGGCGCGGTCCGGACGGTTATACGCGATCAGATTCACGCCTTTAAAAGCGATGATTTCGAACGGGCCTTCACCTACGCCAGCCCGACGATACGCGGTATTTTCCAGACGCCTGAGCGGTTTGGCCAGATGGTGCGGCAGGGATACCCCATGGTCTGGCGCCCCGTAACCCTGCGGTTTTTGCCGATCGAAGAGCACGCGGAAGGGCTTGTTCAGCCGGTGATGATCCGCGATGCCCAAGGGGCCTTGCATATCCTTGACTACGACATGGTCGAAGGTGAGACCGGTTGGAAAATCGACGGCGTGCAGCTTCGCGCGCCTGCGGGGGCTGTTTGA